From one Cyanobacterium stanieri PCC 7202 genomic stretch:
- a CDS encoding GTP cyclohydrolase subunit MoaA (PFAM: Molybdenum Cofactor Synthesis C; Radical SAM superfamily~TIGRFAM: molybdenum cofactor biosynthesis protein A, bacterial~COGs: COG2896 Molybdenum cofactor biosynthesis protein~InterProIPR013483:IPR007197:IPR010505:IPR000385:IPR 006638~KEGG: cyh:Cyan8802_1797 molybdenum cofactor biosynthesis protein A~PFAM: molybdenum cofactor synthesis domain protein; Radical SAM domain protein~SMART: Elongator protein 3/MiaB/NifB~SPTR: Molybdenum cofactor biosynthesis protein A;~TIGRFAM: molybdenum cofactor biosynthesis protein A) → MNIIDYLRISLIDKCNFRCQYCMPEDQELNYLLAQDFLTKDELLILLKEVFVPLGFSKFRLTGGEPLLRPDLVDIVREINSLPATKDISLTTNGYLLAHQAQSLYDAGLKRINISLDSLHKNTFDQIIGNRGKSRWRQTWLGIEKAYEVGFNPLKLNVVIIPGVNDHEILDLAELTIYKNWHVRFIEFMPIGNAELFNQKAWIPSAEIREKIKEKWGLEESHVRGNGPADVFKIPRAKGTLGFISQMSECFCDRCNRVRLSADGWLRPCLLNETGQVNLKEALRRGENIDFVRQKVRDLLLLKPDINFKERDAGTNQSIYNRTMSQIGG, encoded by the coding sequence ATGAATATTATTGATTACCTGAGAATTAGTTTAATTGATAAGTGCAATTTTCGTTGTCAATATTGTATGCCTGAAGATCAGGAATTAAACTATCTTTTAGCACAGGATTTTTTAACAAAAGATGAGTTATTAATATTATTAAAAGAGGTATTTGTTCCCCTCGGCTTTAGCAAATTTAGACTGACGGGGGGGGAACCTTTATTACGTCCTGATTTGGTTGATATTGTTAGGGAAATTAATTCTTTACCTGCCACTAAGGATATATCTTTAACTACCAATGGATATTTATTGGCACATCAGGCTCAATCCTTGTATGATGCAGGGTTAAAGAGGATTAATATCAGTTTAGATTCTCTCCATAAAAACACTTTTGATCAAATTATTGGCAATCGTGGTAAAAGTCGATGGCGACAAACATGGTTAGGTATTGAGAAAGCGTATGAGGTAGGTTTTAATCCTTTAAAATTGAATGTAGTAATAATTCCGGGGGTAAATGATCATGAGATTTTGGATTTGGCTGAGTTGACTATTTATAAAAATTGGCACGTCAGATTTATTGAATTTATGCCCATTGGTAATGCTGAATTATTTAATCAAAAAGCATGGATTCCTTCGGCAGAAATTAGGGAAAAAATTAAAGAAAAATGGGGTTTGGAGGAGTCTCATGTGCGGGGAAATGGTCCTGCTGATGTGTTTAAAATTCCTCGGGCAAAAGGTACTCTTGGTTTTATTTCTCAGATGTCGGAGTGTTTTTGCGATCGCTGTAATCGGGTAAGATTATCCGCTGATGGGTGGTTACGTCCTTGTTTGTTGAATGAAACGGGACAAGTAAATTTAAAAGAGGCTTTGAGAAGGGGAGAAAATATTGATTTTGTGCGTCAAAAAGTCAGAGATTTATTATTATTAAAACCTGACATTAATTTTAAAGAAAGGGATGCTGGTACTAATCAAAGTATTTATAATCGTACCATGTCTCAAATAGGGGGTTAG
- a CDS encoding Mammalian cell entry related domain protein (PFAM: mce related protein~COGs: COG1463 ABC-type transport system involved in resistance to organic solvents periplasmic component~InterPro IPR003399~KEGG: cyt:cce_2669 hypothetical protein~PFAM: Mammalian cell entry related domain protein~SPTR: Putative uncharacterized protein) yields MSRSRLVREGSLGLFIILGFALFGGAILFLRGTQFRQQQYQITLEFDNVGGLREGGRVLYRGVEVGTIQSITPRNEGVEVITQVEQGLRIPRSAMAQTTQSGLLGEVIVTIEPRSSLSAEALQIDPRSSECQQQQQLLCSGESIPGEFSGDLIANMTRLSNIFADPVFLNQLNDAIVNIAIASENVAELSSELSTFTRDAGDDINKLSTVADSIITTSESFNIAANSATTQIDRLANDFSQTSREINQLARNTNELIDSNKSNLSNAIVTLADTSQEVTTLIRNANNVVTKVDQTVDNIDVARFGQDIEKTITNLEQVTSNLTALSQELNNPTNLVALQQTLDSARVTFANTAKITSDIDELTGDPQFRRNMRRLIDGLSNLVSYTDVLEKQIELAQLLNQIEESNHSQSQKLQKYSVTNGRLPQVMSSNTNESLNQVNLKNIEKE; encoded by the coding sequence ATGTCACGTTCAAGATTAGTTAGGGAAGGCTCTTTAGGGCTATTTATAATTTTGGGATTTGCCCTATTTGGGGGAGCTATTTTGTTTTTGAGAGGAACCCAATTTCGTCAACAACAATACCAAATTACCCTAGAATTTGACAATGTTGGTGGTTTGAGGGAAGGGGGAAGAGTTTTATATCGAGGGGTGGAAGTTGGCACGATTCAATCTATTACTCCCAGAAACGAGGGAGTAGAGGTTATTACCCAAGTTGAACAAGGGTTAAGAATACCCCGCAGTGCCATGGCTCAAACTACCCAATCAGGTTTATTAGGGGAGGTAATTGTGACCATTGAACCTCGAAGTTCTTTGAGCGCCGAAGCCCTACAAATAGATCCTCGAAGCTCTGAGTGTCAACAACAACAGCAACTCCTTTGTAGTGGTGAATCTATCCCCGGAGAGTTTAGCGGTGATTTAATTGCTAATATGACAAGGCTTAGTAATATATTTGCTGATCCTGTTTTTCTTAATCAGCTTAATGATGCCATTGTTAACATTGCGATCGCCTCTGAAAACGTAGCCGAATTAAGTAGTGAATTATCCACCTTTACCAGAGATGCAGGAGACGACATCAACAAACTTTCTACCGTAGCCGACAGCATCATTACCACCTCTGAATCCTTTAACATCGCAGCCAATAGCGCCACCACCCAAATAGATAGATTAGCCAACGACTTTAGCCAAACTAGCCGAGAAATCAATCAACTAGCCCGAAATACCAACGAATTAATCGACAGTAATAAATCTAACCTCAGTAACGCCATCGTCACCCTTGCCGACACCAGCCAAGAAGTGACTACCCTGATTAGAAATGCCAATAATGTGGTAACAAAAGTAGATCAAACCGTTGATAATATTGACGTTGCCAGATTTGGGCAAGACATAGAAAAAACCATCACCAACCTAGAACAAGTTACCAGTAACTTAACCGCCCTTTCCCAAGAATTAAACAATCCCACCAACCTCGTCGCCCTCCAACAAACCCTCGACTCCGCCAGAGTTACCTTTGCCAATACCGCCAAAATCACCTCTGATATAGATGAACTAACAGGAGATCCACAATTTCGGCGTAATATGCGTCGTCTTATCGATGGTTTAAGCAATCTAGTATCCTACACCGACGTTTTAGAAAAACAAATCGAACTGGCTCAACTTCTGAATCAGATAGAAGAATCAAATCATAGTCAATCTCAAAAATTACAAAAATATAGTGTCACCAACGGTAGATTACCCCAAGTCATGTCCTCCAATACCAACGAATCCCTCAATCAAGTGAACCTCAAAAATATCGAAAAAGAATAA
- a CDS encoding ABC transporter related protein (PFAM: ABC transporter~COGs: COG1127 ABC-type transport system involved in resistance to organic solvents ATPase component~InterPro IPR003439:IPR017871:IPR003593~KEGG: syp:SYNPCC7002_A2721 ATP-binding protein of ABC transporter~PFAM: ABC transporter related~SMART: AAA ATPase~SPTR: ABC transporter, ATP-binding protein, putative) codes for MTEKEPIIKLRGIKKSFGKNVILDGVDLDIYQGDALVIIGPSGTGKSTVLRIISGLMLPDEGEIYINGEKREGLIDDHDNSMAISMVFQQAALFDSLTVRENVGFFLYQHSRLSEEKIKDIVDQSLEMVGLPGKGDLYPAELSGGMRKRVSFARAVTFNPENPLQRPEIILYDEPTAGLDPIASTVIEDLVKDLRVSSEACKTYVMVSHQDSTIRRTGDRLIFLYNGKIQWQGTVGEIDTTDNELVRQFFSAKREGPIQVV; via the coding sequence ATGACAGAAAAAGAACCGATTATTAAACTACGAGGAATAAAAAAGTCTTTTGGTAAAAATGTAATTTTAGATGGAGTTGATCTTGATATTTATCAGGGTGATGCCTTGGTAATTATTGGTCCTAGTGGTACGGGAAAATCAACGGTTTTAAGAATTATTTCTGGGTTAATGCTTCCTGATGAGGGAGAAATATATATCAATGGGGAAAAACGAGAGGGGTTAATTGATGATCATGATAATTCCATGGCGATTAGTATGGTATTTCAACAAGCCGCCCTGTTTGATTCTTTGACGGTGAGGGAAAATGTGGGTTTTTTCCTTTACCAACATTCTCGCCTATCAGAGGAAAAAATTAAGGATATTGTCGATCAAAGTTTGGAGATGGTGGGTTTACCCGGTAAAGGAGACTTGTATCCTGCGGAACTGTCGGGGGGAATGCGTAAAAGGGTTAGTTTTGCTCGAGCGGTTACTTTTAACCCAGAAAATCCTTTACAACGTCCTGAAATTATATTATATGATGAACCAACCGCAGGATTAGATCCCATCGCTTCAACGGTAATTGAGGATTTGGTGAAAGATTTAAGGGTATCTAGTGAGGCTTGTAAAACCTATGTTATGGTAAGTCATCAGGATAGCACCATTAGAAGAACGGGCGATCGCCTCATATTCTTGTATAATGGTAAAATTCAATGGCAAGGTACAGTCGGGGAAATTGATACTACTGATAATGAATTAGTCAGACAATTTTTTAGTGCAAAAAGAGAAGGTCCAATTCAAGTAGTTTAA
- a CDS encoding hypothetical protein (KEGG: ino80; CHR group protein~SPTR: SNF2-related domain-containing protein), producing the protein MKKTILILSILSFALVGCDRDTLDGLNLRINADIRSDYDREEQTTDNPSNPSNNTSENSNNSTSNTNPNNTTSTVINDSDSAMPFNPIANCSPSDITRRTNEEFYGSRGQVKSIDSKNQEEVNAWKEIHNRIEAECRGN; encoded by the coding sequence ATGAAAAAAACTATTTTAATTTTATCTATCCTGAGCTTTGCCCTAGTAGGGTGCGATCGTGATACCCTTGATGGCTTAAACTTGAGAATTAATGCCGATATAAGATCAGACTACGATAGAGAAGAACAAACCACCGATAATCCTTCCAACCCCAGTAATAATACCTCGGAAAATAGCAATAATTCCACCTCTAATACTAATCCCAATAATACTACCAGCACGGTAATTAATGATTCTGATAGTGCCATGCCTTTTAACCCCATTGCTAATTGTAGCCCTTCGGATATTACCAGAAGAACAAATGAGGAATTTTACGGTAGTAGAGGACAAGTAAAATCCATTGATTCTAAAAATCAAGAAGAAGTCAACGCCTGGAAAGAAATTCATAACAGGATTGAAGCTGAATGTCGGGGCAATTGA
- a CDS encoding prevent-host-death family protein (PFAM: Phd_YefM~COGs: COG2161 Antitoxin of toxin-antitoxin stability system~InterPro IPR006442~KEGG: cyh:Cyan8802_2972 prevent-host-death family protein~SPTR: Prevent-host-death family protein;~TIGRFAM: prevent-host-death family protein), with translation MKVVTSNQAKQELDQLMDQVISDIEPTIVCNDQGKQVIMMSLEEFNSWQETIYLLSNPANAQHLMESIKQAESGNKFTKELID, from the coding sequence ATGAAAGTAGTTACTAGCAATCAAGCAAAACAAGAATTAGATCAGTTAATGGATCAAGTAATTTCAGATATAGAACCTACCATTGTTTGTAACGATCAAGGAAAACAAGTAATAATGATGTCTTTGGAAGAATTTAATTCTTGGCAAGAAACTATCTATTTATTATCAAATCCTGCCAATGCACAACATTTAATGGAGTCTATTAAACAAGCAGAATCAGGGAATAAATTTACAAAAGAATTAATTGATTAA
- a CDS encoding transposase, IS605 OrfB family (PFAM: Helix-turn-helix domain; Putative transposase DNA-binding domain; Probable transposase~TIGRFAM: transposase, IS605 OrfB family, central region~COGs: COG0675 Transposase and inactivated derivatives~InterPro IPR010095:IPR001959~KEGG: ana:all4675 transposase~PFAM: transposase IS891/IS1136/IS1341 family; transposase IS605 OrfB~SPTR: Transposase, IS605 OrfB;~TIGRFAM: transposase, IS605 OrfB family): MIVTHKYKIKPSGSQQQVIKDWINMLRSHYNFCLRDRIEAYEQVKYPKLGEYCDLKTKAHCYPLACSISKNSSLGEPFKKSGKKRSAYEQQSSELPTLKKLRPWYKSIHSTVLQQNLRRLDRAFQNFFDGRGYPKFKKRHQFKSFSYPPNQVKIDNNKIYLPSIGWMRLFLSRPIKEGFTIRSVTVRQKADGFYVAIGLEDKTIPDIEPIDLSQVKSLMGCDCGARPHKLLALSNGENIPNPQYEKRLAKRKTLRQRRASRKKRGSNNQRQTFRELARLDQKIVNQREDYQWKVAHKLNRIADVIVMEDLNIQGMVRQCKPKQDENGNYTKNGQSVKRALNRLIRDCSWGELKDKIRQVAEKFGRIFLEVDPKYSSQTCSHCGFKDKKNRHKESFLCLNCGTPADADTNASITLAKRGIKILGIGLDTLLAVSQEVTGTSESTDARNRDISEVLASEPTNPLQLSLFEWMNGRAIGC, encoded by the coding sequence ATGATCGTAACTCATAAATACAAAATTAAGCCATCTGGTTCACAACAACAAGTGATCAAAGATTGGATAAATATGCTCCGAAGTCACTACAATTTCTGCCTTCGGGATAGAATAGAAGCCTACGAGCAAGTTAAATATCCCAAACTAGGGGAATATTGTGACCTAAAAACCAAAGCACACTGCTATCCTCTTGCCTGTTCTATCTCCAAGAACTCTAGCTTGGGAGAGCCATTCAAGAAATCAGGCAAAAAAAGAAGTGCGTATGAGCAACAATCTTCCGAGTTGCCTACCCTTAAAAAGCTCCGTCCGTGGTACAAGAGCATTCATTCTACGGTACTTCAGCAAAACTTGAGACGATTAGATAGGGCTTTTCAAAATTTCTTCGATGGTAGGGGGTACCCCAAGTTTAAAAAGAGACATCAGTTTAAGAGTTTTAGTTACCCACCAAACCAAGTAAAAATAGATAATAACAAAATATATTTACCGTCTATCGGTTGGATGAGATTGTTTTTGTCTCGCCCCATCAAGGAAGGGTTTACTATCAGGAGTGTAACGGTAAGACAAAAAGCTGATGGGTTTTACGTTGCCATAGGATTAGAGGATAAAACTATTCCTGACATAGAGCCGATAGACTTAAGTCAAGTTAAATCATTAATGGGGTGTGATTGTGGAGCTAGACCTCACAAACTCCTAGCCCTATCCAATGGTGAGAATATCCCTAACCCTCAGTATGAAAAGCGATTGGCAAAAAGAAAAACCCTAAGACAGCGTAGAGCTAGTCGTAAAAAACGTGGTTCAAATAATCAACGTCAAACCTTTCGGGAATTGGCACGGTTAGATCAAAAAATAGTAAATCAACGGGAGGATTACCAGTGGAAGGTTGCTCACAAGTTAAATCGCATTGCAGACGTAATAGTAATGGAAGACCTAAATATTCAGGGGATGGTTAGGCAATGTAAACCTAAACAGGACGAAAATGGTAACTATACAAAAAACGGACAATCCGTTAAAAGAGCTTTAAATCGCTTGATTCGAGATTGTTCTTGGGGAGAACTGAAAGATAAAATCCGTCAGGTAGCTGAAAAGTTTGGACGGATTTTTCTGGAAGTAGATCCTAAGTATAGTTCTCAAACCTGCTCTCATTGTGGCTTTAAGGACAAAAAAAATAGACATAAGGAAAGTTTCTTATGTCTGAATTGTGGTACTCCCGCCGATGCTGACACTAACGCTAGTATTACGTTAGCTAAACGGGGGATAAAAATACTTGGTATCGGTTTGGATACTCTACTGGCGGTCAGTCAGGAAGTTACGGGTACATCTGAATCAACAGATGCGAGAAATCGGGATATATCAGAGGTGTTAGCTTCTGAGCCTACCAACCCTCTGCAACTTTCGTTGTTTGAGTGGATGAATGGTCGAGCAATCGGCTGTTAG
- a CDS encoding C-terminal processing peptidase-2 (PFAM: Peptidase family S41; PDZ domain (Also known as DHR or GLGF)~TIGRFAM: C-terminal peptidase (prc)~COGs: COG0793 Periplasmic protease~InterPro IPR004447:IPR001478:IPR005151~KEGG: cyc:PCC7424_0604 carboxyl-terminal protease~PFAM: peptidase S41; PDZ/DHR/GLGF domain protein~SMART: peptidase S41; PDZ/DHR/GLGF domain protein~SPTR: Carboxyl-terminal protease;~TIGRFAM: carboxyl-terminal protease) codes for MKKSITTASQNLRNLFLVLATGTLLPVLQPLPTHAEMVDSPKAIVDEVWQIVNREFVDEDFNKVDWQRKRNELLSREYRNHRQAYQAIENALKDLGDPYTRFLVPDQFEALTNQTSGRVSGVGIRMAVDQRTQDLYVVEAIRQSPAAEIGLKRGDRIIRIDGRPTALMDLQQASEAMQGENGTDVRLQIARQGESTFEVVITRAEIQIPAVDYSMRQEGDLNVGYIKLEEFSSNASKQMEEAITNLQEKNASAFVLDLRGNPGGLLFASVDIARMWMAEGEIVDVVDRRGGHRRFHANNSALTDLPLVVLVDGNSASASEILAGALKENQRATVVGTNTFGKGTVQSVHSLSDGSGLAVTISRYYPPSGISITDNGIAPNVVQNISRQQQSRLRDNPSLIGTSSDPQYYRAVTVLRNLARSHTQENSVTIAP; via the coding sequence ATGAAAAAATCCATCACTACAGCATCCCAAAATTTGAGAAACCTTTTTCTTGTTCTGGCTACGGGAACTTTATTACCTGTTCTCCAACCCCTTCCTACCCATGCAGAAATGGTAGACAGTCCCAAGGCTATTGTGGATGAAGTTTGGCAAATTGTGAATCGAGAATTTGTGGATGAAGACTTCAATAAAGTTGATTGGCAAAGAAAAAGAAACGAACTACTCAGCCGAGAATATCGTAATCACAGACAAGCCTATCAAGCCATTGAAAACGCCTTAAAAGATTTAGGAGATCCCTACACTCGTTTCCTCGTACCCGATCAATTTGAAGCCCTCACCAATCAAACATCAGGACGGGTTTCTGGGGTTGGTATTCGTATGGCCGTGGATCAAAGAACCCAAGATTTATATGTAGTAGAAGCAATTCGTCAATCCCCCGCCGCTGAAATTGGTTTGAAAAGGGGCGATCGCATCATACGCATCGATGGCAGACCAACAGCTTTAATGGACTTGCAACAAGCCTCAGAAGCAATGCAGGGAGAAAATGGAACCGATGTCCGTTTACAAATTGCCCGTCAAGGAGAATCTACCTTTGAGGTCGTTATCACCCGTGCCGAGATCCAAATTCCCGCCGTGGACTATAGCATGAGGCAAGAAGGAGACTTAAATGTAGGCTACATCAAACTAGAAGAATTTAGCTCCAACGCTTCTAAGCAAATGGAAGAAGCCATTACCAATCTCCAAGAAAAAAATGCCTCGGCATTTGTTTTAGACTTACGAGGTAACCCCGGAGGATTATTGTTTGCCAGTGTCGATATAGCTAGGATGTGGATGGCAGAGGGAGAAATTGTCGATGTGGTAGATCGTCGGGGGGGTCATCGTCGTTTTCACGCCAACAATTCTGCCCTTACCGATCTTCCCCTTGTGGTTTTGGTAGATGGTAACTCTGCTAGTGCCAGTGAAATTTTGGCAGGGGCATTGAAAGAAAATCAACGAGCGACGGTGGTCGGAACTAATACTTTTGGTAAAGGTACTGTACAATCAGTTCATTCCTTGTCTGATGGTTCAGGATTAGCTGTGACCATTTCCCGTTATTATCCCCCTAGCGGAATAAGTATCACTGACAATGGCATTGCCCCTAACGTGGTACAAAATATTAGTCGTCAGCAACAATCCAGATTAAGGGATAATCCTTCTCTAATTGGTACATCCTCAGATCCCCAATATTATCGAGCAGTAACTGTCCTTCGTAACTTGGCAAGAAGTCATACTCAAGAAAACTCTGTAACCATCGCCCCTTAA
- a CDS encoding orotidine-5'-phosphate decarboxylase (PFAM: Orotidine 5'-phosphate decarboxylase / HUMPS family~TIGRFAM: orotidine 5'-phosphate decarboxylase, subfamily 1~COGs: COG0284 Orotidine-5'-phosphate decarboxylase~InterPro IPR014732:IPR001754:IPR018089~KEGG: mar:MAE_38350 orotidine 5'-phosphate decarboxylase~PFAM: Orotidine 5'-phosphate decarboxylase~PRIAM: Orotidine-5'-phosphate decarboxylase~SPTR: Orotidine 5' monophosphate decarboxylase;~TIGRFAM: orotidine 5'-phosphate decarboxylase), with translation MENPADKIIVPLDVPDVESAIALIHKLPEVSFWKVGLELFVATGGEVLNFLKGEGKKIFLDLKFHDIPNTVKNATKSVLKYDVDLLTIHATAGRDALQGAKQVVLEGGQGRPKLLAITVLTSINPRQLAFDLKVPIELPEYALNNALLAKESGMDGAVCSPQEVAKLKEVCGDDFILVCPGVRPEWATKGDQQRVMTPAKAIASGADYLVIGRPITQAEKPSLAWAKIIQEISVN, from the coding sequence ATGGAAAATCCTGCTGATAAAATAATTGTTCCCCTCGATGTTCCTGATGTAGAAAGTGCGATCGCCCTTATACATAAGTTACCAGAGGTAAGTTTTTGGAAAGTAGGGTTAGAATTGTTTGTTGCCACTGGGGGAGAAGTATTAAATTTTTTAAAAGGAGAAGGTAAAAAAATATTTCTTGATCTCAAATTCCATGACATTCCCAACACCGTCAAAAACGCCACCAAGTCAGTGTTAAAGTATGATGTTGATCTTCTCACCATCCATGCCACTGCAGGACGGGATGCCCTTCAAGGAGCCAAACAAGTGGTTTTAGAAGGGGGGCAGGGTCGCCCAAAACTTCTCGCTATTACTGTTTTAACGAGCATTAACCCCCGTCAACTAGCCTTTGACCTCAAAGTTCCCATCGAACTACCCGAATATGCTTTAAACAATGCTTTATTAGCAAAAGAATCAGGAATGGATGGGGCAGTATGTTCTCCCCAAGAAGTAGCAAAATTGAAAGAAGTATGTGGAGATGATTTTATCCTGGTATGTCCGGGAGTTCGTCCAGAGTGGGCAACCAAAGGAGATCAACAAAGAGTAATGACCCCTGCAAAGGCGATCGCCTCCGGGGCAGATTATTTAGTGATTGGGCGCCCTATTACCCAAGCCGAAAAACCCTCCTTGGCATGGGCAAAAATTATCCAAGAAATCAGTGTGAATTAG
- a CDS encoding hypothetical protein (KEGG: cyp:PCC8801_3188 hypothetical protein~SPTR: Similarity. Hypothetical start) produces the protein MNTKTFKISLTFEDILNLAKQLSNSEQNILIKELQKNIKSDEEESLIDVCERIGRNAQARGLTEEKLTELLADES, from the coding sequence ATGAATACAAAAACATTCAAAATCTCTCTAACTTTTGAAGACATCTTAAATTTAGCAAAACAACTGTCAAACTCTGAACAAAATATACTGATTAAAGAATTACAAAAAAATATAAAAAGTGATGAAGAAGAAAGTCTAATTGATGTGTGTGAAAGAATTGGTAGAAATGCTCAAGCTAGAGGATTAACGGAAGAAAAACTAACGGAATTACTTGCCGATGAATCCTAA
- a CDS encoding Nucleotide binding protein PINc (TIGRFAM: putative toxin-antitoxin system toxin component, PIN family~COGs: COG1569 nucleic acid-binding protein contains PIN domain~InterPro IPR002850:IPR006596~KEGG: mar:MAE_04250 hypothetical protein~SMART: Nucleotide binding protein PINc~SPTR: Putative uncharacterized protein), translating into MNPKRITLDTNILISAILNPEGTARKALEKAYSQFTIVQSEETYQELKTRIYKRKFDKYISNTERKDFLNAVQNNSLFIKTISKICDCRDRKDNKFLELAKDAQAIYLITGDQDLLTLKSLNQYQNLIITAREFIELY; encoded by the coding sequence ATGAATCCTAAACGAATTACTCTTGATACTAACATTTTAATTAGTGCAATATTAAATCCTGAAGGCACTGCTAGAAAAGCATTAGAAAAAGCCTATAGTCAGTTTACAATAGTTCAAAGTGAAGAAACTTATCAAGAATTAAAAACGAGAATTTATAAACGTAAATTTGATAAATATATCTCGAATACAGAAAGAAAAGACTTTTTAAATGCAGTTCAAAATAATAGTTTATTTATTAAAACAATATCTAAAATTTGTGATTGTAGAGATAGGAAAGATAATAAATTTTTAGAACTAGCAAAAGATGCTCAAGCCATTTATTTAATAACAGGTGACCAAGATCTTTTAACCCTAAAAAGTCTTAATCAATATCAAAATTTGATTATCACTGCCAGAGAATTTATAGAATTATATTAG